The following proteins come from a genomic window of Campylobacter concisus:
- a CDS encoding toxin-antitoxin system YwqK family antitoxin, which yields YRRYYFDEGGALKQDGTYKADKREGVFTDYYVSGEVSARSPYAGGLRNGEDFDYYKSGKIRGVRTYKEGKREGAETWYYESGTVEETGEYKNDRKNGVWKRFYENGKTRVVENYKDGEKDGVAREYYPSGKLRGEYEYKDGRQTGAGLDYYESGALAAKVMFKNGRYHGLYEEYHENGALKARVMFEDGLEVGEARHYYANGKLEAEGEFERGRLIRAKKYDEAGKLISDKSDKNGLPRE from the coding sequence CTACCGCCGCTACTACTTTGACGAGGGCGGCGCGTTAAAGCAAGATGGCACCTACAAGGCGGACAAGCGAGAGGGCGTATTTACCGACTATTACGTTAGCGGCGAGGTTAGCGCACGTAGCCCATACGCGGGCGGGCTTCGAAACGGCGAGGACTTCGACTACTACAAAAGCGGTAAAATTCGAGGCGTGCGAACCTACAAAGAGGGCAAGCGAGAGGGCGCGGAAACGTGGTACTACGAAAGCGGCACCGTGGAGGAGACGGGCGAATACAAAAATGACCGCAAAAACGGCGTTTGGAAGCGATTTTACGAAAACGGCAAAACGCGCGTGGTAGAAAATTACAAAGACGGCGAAAAGGACGGCGTCGCGCGCGAATACTATCCAAGCGGCAAGCTACGAGGCGAATACGAGTACAAAGACGGTCGCCAAACAGGTGCTGGGCTGGACTACTACGAGAGCGGGGCACTGGCGGCGAAAGTGATGTTTAAAAATGGGCGCTATCACGGGCTATATGAGGAGTATCACGAAAACGGCGCGCTAAAGGCCAGAGTGATGTTTGAGGACGGGTTGGAGGTCGGCGAGGCGCGCCACTACTACGCAAACGGCAAACTCGAAGCCGAGGGCGAATTTGAGCGCGGCAGGCTCATCCGAGCTAAAAAATATGACGAAGCGGGTAAGCTAATCAGCGACAAGTCTGATAAAAACGGACTGCCGAGGGAGTAA
- the dcuC gene encoding C4-dicarboxylate transporter DcuC, whose product MHTLGLIIALLTLFVVGWAILKGKYATFVLLLSGVIMLVSSVILDTGKFLPEKVKSTGNSLLDVVEFIHYMLSNNFSQLGLLIMLMVGFASYMTHIGANQAFVGIATKRFKAIKSPYFMIFIAFCVAKLISMVITSAVGLGVLCLALLGPVLISLGLNKLSVGSICAMSGASSMVLLGSSTAAAAKATELEVLDYVFIYKIPAALPTVLVIGIALVLWNRYLDKKEGWVCSEHVGESISFDDKVDVPKEQAPMIYALLPFLPMILVVVFSPYCLKTIKLNISSVIILSMIIAMVFEAFRHKFSFEKLGEGLKVFFNAMAKSLSGVVMLVVAAGIFAEGFKALGMLDAIVNLAKSIGFGGLGMSILFVFITTIVTIIAGSNGASFYPLLNMVPNIAKSLNINSVMLVLPMHQASTIARPLSPVSGVVVAISGMLHISPLSLIKRCSVPAILGLISHHIFVFLLSF is encoded by the coding sequence ATGCATACTCTTGGTCTAATCATAGCCCTACTTACGCTTTTTGTTGTAGGCTGGGCGATTTTAAAAGGCAAATACGCCACTTTCGTGCTCTTACTCTCTGGCGTTATCATGCTTGTCTCTTCAGTCATTCTTGATACTGGAAAATTTTTACCAGAAAAGGTAAAGAGCACTGGAAATTCCTTACTGGATGTAGTTGAGTTTATCCACTATATGCTCTCAAATAATTTTTCACAACTTGGACTTTTAATCATGTTAATGGTAGGTTTTGCAAGTTATATGACTCATATCGGAGCAAATCAAGCCTTTGTGGGCATCGCCACAAAAAGGTTTAAAGCCATAAAAAGCCCATATTTTATGATCTTCATAGCTTTTTGCGTAGCAAAACTTATAAGCATGGTCATAACCAGTGCGGTTGGGCTTGGCGTGCTTTGTCTTGCGCTTCTTGGACCAGTTCTTATATCACTAGGACTAAATAAACTAAGCGTTGGTAGTATTTGTGCGATGAGTGGAGCTAGCTCAATGGTACTTCTTGGCTCATCGACAGCTGCTGCTGCAAAAGCAACTGAACTTGAGGTGCTTGATTATGTTTTTATCTATAAAATTCCAGCGGCTCTTCCAACTGTGCTCGTGATCGGCATTGCATTAGTTCTTTGGAATAGATACTTAGACAAAAAAGAAGGTTGGGTTTGTAGCGAGCATGTAGGAGAGAGCATTAGTTTTGACGATAAGGTGGATGTTCCAAAAGAGCAAGCACCTATGATCTATGCTCTTTTACCATTTTTACCGATGATTTTAGTAGTAGTTTTTTCGCCATATTGTTTAAAAACTATAAAACTAAACATATCAAGCGTCATAATCCTTTCTATGATAATTGCTATGGTTTTTGAAGCATTTAGGCATAAATTTAGCTTTGAAAAGCTTGGCGAAGGGCTAAAAGTATTTTTTAATGCCATGGCAAAAAGCTTAAGTGGTGTTGTTATGCTAGTTGTAGCAGCTGGTATATTTGCTGAAGGGTTTAAAGCTCTTGGTATGCTTGATGCTATTGTAAATTTGGCAAAAAGCATAGGTTTTGGAGGGCTTGGCATGTCTATACTTTTTGTATTTATAACAACCATCGTTACAATCATAGCTGGCTCAAATGGTGCAAGCTTTTATCCGCTTTTAAATATGGTGCCAAATATAGCTAAGAGTTTAAACATCAACTCTGTTATGCTCGTGCTTCCTATGCATCAAGCCTCCACAATAGCTAGACCACTTTCACCTGTCTCTGGCGTAGTGGTAGCCATTTCAGGCATGCTTCACATTAGCCCACTTTCGCTCATTAAAAGATGTAGCGTGCCAGCTATTTTAGGTCTTATAAGCCACCATATATTTGTATTTTTACTATCATTTTAA